In Phoenix dactylifera cultivar Barhee BC4 chromosome 11, palm_55x_up_171113_PBpolish2nd_filt_p, whole genome shotgun sequence, the following are encoded in one genomic region:
- the LOC103717136 gene encoding zinc finger CCCH domain-containing protein 55-like, whose amino-acid sequence MTENFRRRKTRWEMADAHFPNKVRKDNALPAKAVLSHDRESKSSWSSFKYNHSQFSKWSEMEGGNTQIHGDDFEACQFAPWSKRPRSPKWSDMEADHKEGSKNSSWEPVSGNQSTRGDDNVSRDTAGWGTTVDQTDPDAWKQHKEGLKNSSWEPVSGIQSTRGDDNVSRDTASCGTTLDQAGPEAWKQCKESFKNSSWEPVSGSQSARADDNVIRDAAGWGTALDQTGPDAWKQHNHSVSPDNGWNRSYRSRSRSPFKGLRHASESRNNRGRKGGRSAAPCRDFVAARHRRSGQCRYLHEDGSPRHTGRYHNNDATEIRKSRSERGRYSVRDNKEDIRDSLDQSNYSRNRFSRRHESDGSGEERHEVYKTSRSAGLCHDFARGRCHRGSMCRYLHHDASSGGGPFRKDNPRERTFDRRDADASSFRQNLEPRRVTDVPCKYFAKGHCRHGEDCKFSHQVLPQSHSKERRDDDTWNTGTESDKSPVWNGPKWGECDETATSWDGPKWGDQAATAWNGSKWGDVAEMHAPNSSQWMSDSNGAGDAAPHSMGIKDYTIKSQHPPSSEPEKNNHQSLLKEVIEKALPSRVQNMTKEVPGKDQNFPSVTTEIVVEGACVQRHPSIMEEVLCGDGEESENVNANGEKSQADMKISANNLQAVVSVHNQCFGESWQSHPLAPQPPDAQNISQNEQNQQVLPQLPSNTNLTGQNLQCLLPHNGQSQNLAEKSQHYLSLSPHISPSQQVDASNGQNQNSPIVPPSAEPNQASVSQQQSPPTSDGMKSVTPETDNLPPVSKPISVEIKDPIMETLQDTLNNSFSLPVTDRPNEGNLNNSADLEEKLHCGKHELKHVEPDGDDSKKVSDTEIGQSKKEEEIAQSKGVNAYAHTHGEGKRSRDDKGLRMFKFALVEYVKDILKPTWKEGRLTKEAHKTIVKKVIEKVTSTLQDPNIPWTQERIDMYLSYSKVKLNNLVQAYVQKYGKS is encoded by the exons ATGACTGAAAATTTTAGGAGGCGTAAAACTAGATGGGAGATGGCAGATGCTCATTTTCCAAATAAAGTTAGAAAAGACAATGCTCTGCCTGCAAAAGCAGTTCTTTCTCATGATAGAGAATCAAAATCAAGTTGGAGTTCTTTTAAATACAACCATAGTCAATTTTCAAAGTGGTCTGAAATGGAAGGAGGCAATACCCAAATCCATGGAGATGATTTTGAAGCATGCCAATTTGCACCATGGTCTAAAAGACCCCGATCTCCAAAGTGGTCTGATATGGAAGCTGACCATAAAGAAGGCTCTAAGAATTCTTCCTGGGAACCTGTATCTGGAAACCAGTCTACAAGGGGAGATGATAATGTAAGTAGGGACACTGCTGGTTGGGGAACAACTGTAGATCAAACTGATCCTGATGCATGGAAGCAACACAAAGAAGGCTTGAAGAATTCTTCCTGGGAACCTGTATCTGGAATCCAATCCACAAGAGGAGATGATAATGTAAGCCGGGATACTGCTAGTTGTGGTACAACTCTAGATCAGGCTGGTCCTGAAGCATGGAAGCAATGCAAAGAAAGCTTCAAGAATTCTTCCTGGGAACCTGTATCTGGAAGCCAGTCTGCTAGAGCAGATGATAATGTTATCAGGGATGCTGCTGGTTGGGGTACAGCTCTAGATCAGACTGGTCCTGATGCATGGAAGCAACACAACCATAGTGTTTCACCAGATAATGGTTGGAACAGGTCGTACAG GAGTAGAAGCAGAAGCCCTTTCAAAGGATTAAGACATGCTTCTGAGAGCAGGAATAATAGAGGTAGAAAGGGAGGAAGATCTGCTGCACCTTGTAGAGATTTTGTAGCAGCCAGGCATAGGAGAAGTGGCCAATGCAGATACCTTCATGAAGATGGTAGTCCAAGACACACTGGTAGGTATCATAACAATGATGCAACTGAGATCAGGAAAAGTAGATCTGAGAGGGGAAGGTACTCAGTGCGTGACAACAAGGAGGACATCAGAGATTCATTGGATCAAAGCAATTATTCAAGGAACAGGTTTTCTCGGAGGCATGAAAGTGATGGCAGTGGTGAGGAGAGGCATGAGGTGTATAAAACTAGCAGGTCTGCTGGCCTCTGTCATGACTTTGCAAGGGGTAGATGCCACAGAGGTTCAATGTGCAGATATCTTCATCATGATGCTTCCTCTGGTGGTGGACCTTTCAGGAAAGATAATCCCCGGGAGAGGACATTTGATAGAAGAGACGCGGATGCGTCTTCCTTCAGGCAAAATCTTGAGCCTCGCAGGGTTACAGATGTACCTTGCAAGTATTTTGCCAAAGGCCACTGCCGTCATGGTGAAGACTGCAAGTTTTCTCATCAGGTTCTACCACAATCTCattcaaaagagaggagagatgaTGATACGTGGAATACTGGTACGGAATCTGACAAAAGTCCGGTATGGAATGGACCAAAGTGGGGTGAATGTGATGAAACTGCTACTTCATGGGATGGTCCAAAATGGGGTGATCAGGCAGCCACTGCATGGAATGGTTCGAAATGGGGCGATGTTGCCGAGATGCATGCACCCAACTCCTCTCAGTGGATGAGTGACAGTAATGGCGCAGGAGATGCTGCTCCTCACTCCATGGGTATAAAAGATTACACAATTAAATCTCAGCATCCTCCATCATCAGAACCTGAGAAGAATAACCATCAAAGCTTACTGAAGGAGGTGATTGAGAAAGCTTTACCCTCCCGAGTGCAGAATATGACTAAGGAAGTGCCGGggaaagatcaaaattttccaaGTGTTACTACAGAAATAGTGGTTGAAGGTGCTTGTGTCCAGCGGCATCCTAGCATCATGGAAGAGGTGCTTTGTGGTGATGGTGAGGAAAGTGAGAATGTAAATGCCAATGGTGAGAAATCCCAGGCAGACATGAAAATTTCAGCTAACAATCTGCAGGCTGTGGTTTCTGTCCATAACCAGTGTTTTGGTGAGAGTTGGCAAAGCCACCCATTAGCCCCTCAGCCTCCAGATGCACAAAACATCAGCCAAAATGAGCAGAACCAGCAAGTCCTTCCTCAATTACCTTCAAATACTAATCTCACCGGGCAAAATCTGCAGTGTCTTCTTCCTCATAATGGACAGAGCCAAAATCTGGCTGAAAAGAGTCAGCACTATCTATCTCTTTCTCCTCATATTTCCCCGAGCCAACAGGTTGATGCTTCAAATGGGCAGAACCAGAACTCACCTATTGTACCACCATCTGCTGAGCCAAATCAGGCCTCTGTTTCACAGCAGCAGTCTCCTCCTACATCTGATGGCATGAAATCTGTGACACCAGAGACTGACAACCTGCCCCCTGTCTCCAAACCAATATCTGTTGAAATAAAAGATCCTATAATGGAGACATTACAAGATACTCTAAATAACTCGTTTTCATTACCTGTTACTGACCGACCTAATGAGGGCAATCTGAACAACAGTGCTGACTTGGAAGAAAAGCTGCATTGTGGAAAGCATGAGTTGAAGCATGTTGAGCCAGATGGGGATGATAGCAAGAAAGTAAGTGATACAGAAATTGGCCAGagcaagaaagaagaggaaattgCCCAGTCAAAGGGTGTGAATGCATATGCTCATACTCATGGGGAGGGTAAGAGAAGCAGGGATGATAAGGGGTTGCGGATGTTCAAATTTGCTCTTGTGGAATACGTGAAGGATATATTGAAGCCCACCTGGAAAGAAGGTCGTCTGACTAAAGAAGCTCACAAAACCATAGTGAAGAAAGTCATTGAAAAAGTGACCAGTACCTTGCAGGACCCTAATATCCCTTGGACACAAGAAAGAATTGATATGTATTTGTCATACTCTAAAGTGAAGCTCAACAATCTTGTACAG GCATATGTACAAAAATATGGGAAGAGCTGA
- the LOC103717137 gene encoding purple acid phosphatase 18-like, giving the protein MELRLMLMAVLLFISSVGTGIGDGIGEDYVRPKPRKALTFPWKRRQSSEPQQVHISLAGEKHMRISWITDDESSPSIVKYGTSPGEYAYSSQGESTSYNYLFYSSGKIHHVVIGPLEDGTVYYYQCGGQDPEFYLKTPPSQFPITFAVVGDLGQTGWTTTTLDHIAQCKYDVQLVPGDLSYADYQQHLWDSFGELLQPLASARPWMVTEGNHEKEKILLFEAGFQAYNARWKMPYAESGSASNLYYSFEVAGVHVIMLGSYTEYDKNSDQYAWLKADLAKVDREKTPWLLVLLHAPWYNSNWAHQGEGDGMMAAIEPLLYAAGVDILLAGHVHAYERSERVYNGGLDPCGAVHITIGDGGNREGLAQRYLHPKPEWSAFREASFGHGELKIINSTHAFWSWHRNDDDEMVKSDRVWITSLASSGCFADTKPEHRRILMAP; this is encoded by the exons ATGGAGCTACGATTGATGTTAATGGCGGTTCTGCTCTTCATCTCGTCGGTAGGTACTGGAATTGGAGATGGAATAGGTGAGGATTACGTCCGGCCCAAGCCCCGGAAAGCCCTAACCTTTCCATGGAAGCGGAGGCAGTCTTCGGAGCCCCAACAG gTTCACATTTCTTTGGCTGGGGAAAAACACATGAGAATATCATGGATCACTGATGATGAATCTTCTCCTTCTATTGTTAAATATGGAACTTCACCTGGAGAGTATGCATATTCTTCTCAAGGAGAAAGCACATCCTACAATTACTTATTCTATAGTTCAGGGAAGATACACCATGTTGTCATTGGACCTCTTGAAGATGGCACAGTTTATTATTATCAGTGTGGAGGACAAGATCCAGAATTCTATCTTAAGACCCCACCCTCTCAATTTCCAATAACTTTTGCTGTAGTTGGCGATCTTGGTCAGACAGGGTGGACAACAACAACTTTAGACCACATTGCTCAGTGCAAGTATGATGTGCAACTTGTTCCAGGGGATCTCTCATATGCTGATTACCAGCAGCATCTGTGGGATTCTTTTGGTGAACTGCTGCAGCCACTTGCTAGTGCTAGACCATGGATGGTAACAGAAGGAAATCATGAGAAGgagaaaatattattgtttgaagCTGGATTTCAAGCATATAATGCCCGGTGGAAGATGCCTTATGCAGAGAGTGGATCCGCATCAAACCTGTATTACTCTTTTGAAGTAGCAGGAGTTCATGTTATTATGCTTGGTTCTTATACAGAGTATGATAAGAACTCAGATCAGTATGCCTGGCTTAAG GCTGATCTTGCTAAGGTAGACAGAGAAAAGACACCATGGTTGCTCGTGTTATTGCATGCACCATGGTATAACAGCAACTGGGCTCATCAAGGTGAAGGGGATGGCATGATGGCTGCAATCGAACCATTGCTTTATGCTGCTGGCGTAGATATTCTTCTTGCTGGACATGTGCATGCATATGAACGTTCG GAACGTGTTTACAATGGCGGCTTAGACCCTTGCGGAGCTGTACACATAACGATTGGAGATGGAGGTAACAGGGAGGGTCTGGCTCAAAG GTATCTTCACCCAAAGCCGGAGTGGTCAGCTTTCCGTGAAGCAAGTTTCGGTCATGGTGAGCTGAAGATCATAAATTCAACCCATGCTTTTTGGAGTTGGCACAGGAACGATGATGATGAAATGGTAAAATCAGATCGAGTCTGGATCACCTCATTAGCAAGTTCTGGATGCTTTGCCGATACGAAGCCGGAGCACAGGAGGATTCTGATGGCTCCTTAA